CGCGATGCGAGCTAGGCTTAAAAGCTCTTTTAGTGCGTTTATGGCGCCCTCTTGTAGCAACTTGGCGCCTGATTTTGCCACGCAGACTGGATCTATCACGGCTGGTATGCCGCGGTTTTGCTCTAGCCAGACCTTGACGCAGGCTATGAGCTGTTCGTTAAAGAGCATGCCGATCTTTACTGCGTCAAATTTTAGCTCGGCGCAGACTGCTTCTAGCTGCGCGTTTAAAAACTCTGGCGTTACGGGCATCACCGCGCTCACGCCGTTCGTGTTTTGCGCAGTTAGCGCTGTGATCGCAGTCGCGCTGTAGCAGTCGTAAGCCTCGCAGGTTTTTATGTCAGCTTGCACGCCGGCACCTCCGACGCTGTCGCTGCCTGCGATGATTAGGATATTTTTTTTAGTATTTTTCATTGTTTTACCTTGAGCGGTTTTTGTTAAATTTGTCTTTAGGCGAATTTATTTGTCGCCAAAATCCTTGCCGAACTCGACTCCAAGCTCCCTTAAATTTACGGGGCCGTTTCCTTGCGACTCCATCGGTGGCGGCGGAGTTTGCGGCTGCGTTTGTTTAGGCTGTTCGCTCGCAGGGTTTTGCTCGGTTTGATCGTTTTTGGTGGTGTTATTTTCGACTTTTTTCGACTTTTTCTTTGCTTTTTCGTCTTCTAGCTTTTTGCCGGTTAGGCACTCGTAAATTTCCGCGTGATTTTTCTTTGCCCAGTCCTCTTTGACGTCGATTTTTTGGTACTCTTTGCTGGTAGGCGCGGCTAGGCCGTTTTTAACTAGGGTTTTGTTTAGGATTCTGCTTTCGTCGCTTACTTCGCATAGCCATCTGTCGCCTAGATTTTTTAGCGTGAGCACGTAGTAGTTGCGCTCCGGACGAAATATCTTTTTTATCTCTTTGTCGTAGGATTTGGTGAAATTTTCCAGCTCTTTTTTATCTTTTATGCATTTTGCGCCGTCGTAAAATTTAACGTTTGCAAGCTTGCAAGGGGCGATCACAGCGGCGTTTAGCCTAAAGATAAAGGTATCGTAGTCTAAAATTTTTTCTAAAAACAGGATTTCTTTGGTGACTTTTTCGCGTTTGGATTTGGTTGTCTGCGTGATTTGCATGTCGGTAAACTGGGCTACCAAATTTACCGACAGCAAGGCTAAAGCGCAAATTTTAAGCAGAGTAAAAAATGCGCTTTTTTTCATTATTTTAGATCGTATTTTTCTAGCAGTTTATCGTAGCTGCCGTCTTTTTTCATTTCGTCAAGCGCGGCGTTTATTTTAGCGATTAGATCGGCTTGTTTGTCTTTATCAAATGCTATAGAAAAGCCTTCGCTACCGTCTGTTTCTTTATAAAACTCCTCAAGCTCCGGATTTTTCTTTAAAAAGCCGTAGCCGATCGAGTTATCTAGCACGACTGCGTCTATCTTGCCCTTTTTTAGTCCCATGATTAACGGAACCGGATCCTCGCCAGGTACGACTTTGGCGCCCGCGATAGCGTTAGCGGCGATCTCTTGGACCGTACCTTGTTGTACTCCTACTTTTTTGCCGTTTAGTGCGTCTTTGCTCGCGATAGCGTCGTTGCCTTTAGCGCGCAAGTAGATGTTTTCCGTCGCATAGTAAGCCTGCGTGAAATCGATAGATTTGCGTCTATCGTCGGTCGCGCTCATCGCGCTTGCTACGGCGTCGATCTTGCCTGTTTTTAGAGCGGGGATGAGGCCGTCAAAGCTCATGTTTACGATCTTGTACTCAAAACCCGCGCGTTTAGCGAGTTCGGCCACTAGATCCATATCAAAGCCCGTGATCTTATTTTGCTCGTCCACGTACTCAAACGGCGGATAGTTGGCGGCGGTACCGATCTTTAGCTCGGCGGCGCCAAGCGTAGCTAGAGCCGCTAAAAGCAGCGCAAAAATCTTTTTCATTTTCTCTCCTTTAAAATTTGGTTTCAAATTTAAGCCCGCATTTTGGTGCGGGCTCGTAAATTTATTTTAGGCCGTATTTTCCCATCATCTTGTCAAATTCGCCGCTCTTTTTTAGCTCCTCTATTGCGGCGTCTATCTTGCCGATTAGCTCTAGGTGTTTGCCTTTATTAAACGCGACCGCAAAGCCCTCGGTGCCGTCTGGAAGCTTTAAAAACTCTTCTAAATCAGAGTTTTGCTTTAGGTACTCGTAGCCGATCGGGCTATCTGTTAGCACGACGTCGATTTTGCCCGCTTTTAGCGACAAAATCGCAGCCGCTACGGTTTCTGCAGGCACGGCTAGGTCGCCGCAGATGGATTTAGCTGCGCTCTCTTGTAAGGTGCCTATTTGCGCGCTTATTTTTTTGAGATGCATATTGGTCGCATTTACGTCGGTGCCTTTTTTGCGGATGAAAAGATTATCCGAAAAATAATAAGGCTTCGTAAAATCGACCGATTTTCTTCTCTCCTCGGTCGCGCTCATACCGCTTAGCGCGGCGTCTATCTTGCCCGTTTTTAGAGCAGGGATTAGCCCGTCAAAGCTCATGTTTTGCACGTCAAATTTGACGCCTATTTTCTTGCCGACGGCTTCTATCATATCGATTTCAAAGCCTACGATCTTGTTGTGCTCGTTGATATACTCAAACGGCGGATAGTCCGCGCTCGAGCCCACTCTTATCGTTTGTTGTACCACTACGGGGGTTGCCTCGTTTTTTACTGCGGCGTCTTTGCTTGCTTTTTCATTCGAGCTTTGACCGCAACCTGAAAGCATCAAAGCGGCGGCTACGAAAACGAAAAGTTTTTTAAATTTGCCGGCGGACGAAGCCGCAACGATGTTTTGTGACATTTTGACCTCCTTTTAGTGGTTTAAAATTTTACCTAGAAAATCCTGCAAACGCTGATTGCTAGGGTTTTCGAAAATATTTTTAGGCGTGTCGTCCACGGCTATTTTTCCGCCGTGCATGAAAAATATCCTATTGGCCACGTTTTTGGCAAAGCCCATCTCGTGCGTGACGACTAGCATCGTGATACCCTTTGCTGCGACGTCTTTCATGATGTCTAGCACCTCGCCGATCATCTCGGGATCTAGCGCGCTCGTTGGCTCGTCAAAGAGTATGACCTCGGGATTCATCGCTAGGCTTCTAGCGATTGCTATACGCTGCTTTTGACCGCCTGAGAGCTTGTGCGGGAAGGCATATTTTTTATCGCTTAGACCCACGCTTTTTAGTAGCTCGTCGGCTCTTGTTTCCGCGCTTTCTTTATCTAAAATTCCTGCTTTTATCGGAGCTAGAGTTAAATTTTGCAAGACGTTTTTGTTTGCAAAAAGATTAAAGTGCTGAAAAACCATGCTCACTTTTTGACGGATTTTATTTATATCCGTTTTTTTATCCGTTATATCCTCGCCGTTTATCTTGATGTGCCCGCCGCTTGGCTCTTCCAGGCGGTTTATGCAGCGTAAAAATGTACTCTTGCCGCCGCCGCTCGGGCCTATGATAGCGATGATTTCGCCTTGTTTGATATCTACGCTGATATCGTCTAGGACGCGCAAATCGCCGTAATTTTTACTCAAATTTCTAATCTCAATCATGGCGATTTAGTCTCCTCTCTAAAATTTTAACCAAAAACGTAAAGAACTTCACGCTGACGTAGTAAACTATACCCGTGAAAATGACGGGCTCTGGGCTATAAAACACCGCTTGCAGACTCTTACTTTGCATCGTGATATCGATGACGCTAATGTAGCCAACGACTGACGTCTCTTTAAAAAGCGAGATAAATTCGTTTGCAAGCGCAGGCAGGATGTTTTTGGTCGCTTGTGGGAACACCACCTCGCGCATCGAAACGTAGTAGTTTAGACCCATAGCCCTTGCGGCTTCCATTTGCCCTTTATCGACGCTATTTATGCCGCTACGCACGATCTCTGCGACGTAGGCGGAGCTGTTTAGCCCGAGCGCGATTAAAGCGACGTAAAAGTTATCGCTCCAAGTCGCGAAAATCACGACCGAAAATATAAGAAGCTGCAAAATAATCGGTGTTCCGCGTAGGATATCTACGTACTCGTCGATGAGAAAGCTTAAAATTTTGATATTTAAAAACTTTAAAAACGCCAAAATAAAGCCCAAAGTCACGCCTATAGCCGTGCCGCCTATGGTGAGTCCCAGCGTCACGCCGTAGCTTTTAAGGTAAGCTAGACGTTGCGCCTCGTTTAACTCCGTCGGATAAAAATAGTAAACGCCCGCGGAGACGATGACGACGAAAAACAGCGCCCTGAAAAATTTTTCGTTTAGCATTTCTTAAACCTTAAAAGTGTAATGAGGGTTAATAATACGAAAAAAAATATAAATTTAACCTTTTTTACGTGAAAAAATTATCTTTTAAACAAATTTATCATATTATCGTAACTCAAATTTAAAGAACCGAGGGAAATTTAATGGACTATGCACGCTATATCGCCATCGCGCTGTATTTTGGATTTTTACTTTTCGTGGGGCGATACTCTTATAACAAAAACGCCAATATGGGCGAATACCTGCTCGATAATCGCCGCCTAGGGCCGGTCGTAACCGCTCTAAGCGCCGGAGCTAGCGATATGAGCGGCTGGATGCTGCTTGGCGTGCCGGGCGCTCTATATGCCACGGGACTAGCGACGATTTGGATGGTTTTGGGGCTCGTTATAGGCGCGTATTGCAACTATCTATTTTTAGCAAAGCGTTTGCGCGTCTATACTGAGGTTGCGAGCGACAGCATCACGATCCCGGATTTTTTACAAAATCGCTTCAAGGACGAGACTAAAATTTTACGCATAGTCTCAGGTCTTTTGATTTTGATATTTTTCACGCTTTACGTTAGTAGCGGGATAATCGCGGGCGGCAAGAGCTTTGAGAGCTTTTTTGGATTGGATTTTAAATTCGGCGCTATTTTTACGCTCGCTATCGTCGTTTTTTACACGTTTTTCGGCGGATTTCGCGCGGTTTGTATCACGGACGCGTTTCAGGGTATGTTGATGTTTTTGGTGCTTGTCGCCGTACCCGTAGTCGCGTTTTGTAATCTAAATTTGCCAGACGGCGCTACCTTGTGGAGTGAGGTGGCAAAATACGGCAAAAACCACCTAAACGTCTTTTACGACCAGACTTTTTTAAGTATCTTAGGACTCATGGCGTGGGGGCTTGGATACTTCGGGCAGCCCCACATCATCGTTAGATTTATGGCGATACGAAGCTCAAAAGAGCTAGCCCAAGCGCGCCGCATCGGTATAGGCTGGATGGCGATAGGCTTAGCTGGAGCTATGATGAGCGGGCTTATCGGCTTTGTGTATTACAGTGAGTTAAATTTGCCTCTGGCAGATCCTGAGAAGGTCTTTTTGCAGCTTGGCGAGACGCTGTTTCATCCGTTTTTCGTGGGTATTATCATTTCAGCCGTGCTTTCAGCCATCATGAGTACGATTTCTAGCCAGCTTTTGGTTAGCGCAAGCTCGGTGACGCAGGATTTTGTATTTGCCTTTTATAAAAAAGAAATTTCGCAAAAAACTCAGGTTGCAGCCGGCAGATACGCCGTCGTGGCCGTCGCTCTGGTGGCTACCGCGCTTGCTTTTAGCTTTAACGAAAGCGTGCTAAACGTCGTGGGCTATGCATGGGCCGGCTTTGGAGCGAGCTTTGGGCCGGTGCTGCTTTTTAGCCTTTATTGGCGCAAGATGAGCGCGCTAGCGGCGCTTCTAGGTATGATAACGGGTGGGGCGACGGTGATCGCGTGGATCGCGCTGGGGCTAAATTCTTACGTTTACGAGATACTGCCGGGCTTTGCGGTCTCTTGCATCGTGATTTATTTAACAAGCCTCTACGGCGACGCTATAGACAAGATGAGCAACGAGCCAAACTCGGCCACCGTACAGGATGAATTTGAAAAAATGAAAACGAGGCTATAAATGCAAAGTAGCGTAAAATGCGGCAACTGCGGCGCCGAGGTCGATGTAAATTTGGCTCTAAAAACCGAGCTTGAGCTTGAAATGAAGCAAAAAATGGCGGTGGCTAGGCGG
This region of Campylobacter showae CSUNSWCD genomic DNA includes:
- the thiD gene encoding bifunctional hydroxymethylpyrimidine kinase/phosphomethylpyrimidine kinase, which translates into the protein MKNTKKNILIIAGSDSVGGAGVQADIKTCEAYDCYSATAITALTAQNTNGVSAVMPVTPEFLNAQLEAVCAELKFDAVKIGMLFNEQLIACVKVWLEQNRGIPAVIDPVCVAKSGAKLLQEGAINALKELLSLARIATPNLDEARILGLNFDGERLNLSADLPCDVVLKRTRTSEICEDTLYKKSGEIVKFGEPLEHPTIMHGAGCSFATAIACALACGADEITAIRHAKAFVANAIKNAHGSNFGVRLLDHKAAGANRG
- a CDS encoding basic amino acid ABC transporter substrate-binding protein, translating into MKKIFALLLAALATLGAAELKIGTAANYPPFEYVDEQNKITGFDMDLVAELAKRAGFEYKIVNMSFDGLIPALKTGKIDAVASAMSATDDRRKSIDFTQAYYATENIYLRAKGNDAIASKDALNGKKVGVQQGTVQEIAANAIAGAKVVPGEDPVPLIMGLKKGKIDAVVLDNSIGYGFLKKNPELEEFYKETDGSEGFSIAFDKDKQADLIAKINAALDEMKKDGSYDKLLEKYDLK
- a CDS encoding transporter substrate-binding domain-containing protein, which translates into the protein MSQNIVAASSAGKFKKLFVFVAAALMLSGCGQSSNEKASKDAAVKNEATPVVVQQTIRVGSSADYPPFEYINEHNKIVGFEIDMIEAVGKKIGVKFDVQNMSFDGLIPALKTGKIDAALSGMSATEERRKSVDFTKPYYFSDNLFIRKKGTDVNATNMHLKKISAQIGTLQESAAKSICGDLAVPAETVAAAILSLKAGKIDVVLTDSPIGYEYLKQNSDLEEFLKLPDGTEGFAVAFNKGKHLELIGKIDAAIEELKKSGEFDKMMGKYGLK
- a CDS encoding amino acid ABC transporter ATP-binding protein: MIEIRNLSKNYGDLRVLDDISVDIKQGEIIAIIGPSGGGKSTFLRCINRLEEPSGGHIKINGEDITDKKTDINKIRQKVSMVFQHFNLFANKNVLQNLTLAPIKAGILDKESAETRADELLKSVGLSDKKYAFPHKLSGGQKQRIAIARSLAMNPEVILFDEPTSALDPEMIGEVLDIMKDVAAKGITMLVVTHEMGFAKNVANRIFFMHGGKIAVDDTPKNIFENPSNQRLQDFLGKILNH
- a CDS encoding amino acid ABC transporter permease; the encoded protein is MLNEKFFRALFFVVIVSAGVYYFYPTELNEAQRLAYLKSYGVTLGLTIGGTAIGVTLGFILAFLKFLNIKILSFLIDEYVDILRGTPIILQLLIFSVVIFATWSDNFYVALIALGLNSSAYVAEIVRSGINSVDKGQMEAARAMGLNYYVSMREVVFPQATKNILPALANEFISLFKETSVVGYISVIDITMQSKSLQAVFYSPEPVIFTGIVYYVSVKFFTFLVKILERRLNRHD
- the putP gene encoding sodium/proline symporter PutP produces the protein MDYARYIAIALYFGFLLFVGRYSYNKNANMGEYLLDNRRLGPVVTALSAGASDMSGWMLLGVPGALYATGLATIWMVLGLVIGAYCNYLFLAKRLRVYTEVASDSITIPDFLQNRFKDETKILRIVSGLLILIFFTLYVSSGIIAGGKSFESFFGLDFKFGAIFTLAIVVFYTFFGGFRAVCITDAFQGMLMFLVLVAVPVVAFCNLNLPDGATLWSEVAKYGKNHLNVFYDQTFLSILGLMAWGLGYFGQPHIIVRFMAIRSSKELAQARRIGIGWMAIGLAGAMMSGLIGFVYYSELNLPLADPEKVFLQLGETLFHPFFVGIIISAVLSAIMSTISSQLLVSASSVTQDFVFAFYKKEISQKTQVAAGRYAVVAVALVATALAFSFNESVLNVVGYAWAGFGASFGPVLLFSLYWRKMSALAALLGMITGGATVIAWIALGLNSYVYEILPGFAVSCIVIYLTSLYGDAIDKMSNEPNSATVQDEFEKMKTRL